In the Harmonia axyridis chromosome 3, icHarAxyr1.1, whole genome shotgun sequence genome, one interval contains:
- the LOC123675506 gene encoding uncharacterized protein LOC123675506 has product MSENKDEKITMQGMETPVSVGSGARTGSTRSKSSDCPENSNSGRRPGQGASNVTGIIDLSKEEDSSSRSKTDQLDEAGKGKSMSERIDAYENPRKDEQVFKPRSSLSRTPPGGRGRVNSMPSMSEKYQTEADTNTTKRKRMDFYEPVESKFEVVMAKLVASTANLQSIVNASYRPSGELKNITFDIRKQVDTLTKEIRVPEENTQTILQLEREKKELWEKLRETEQRYKEEIRALKEKINTGRDAATQTNPWHRPKIEALEKLPDGEITFEKYKELEKMRWKEELSSNVKTIAGNPLNTEDAVKKVVLVGNRDPGMSKSIQKIYKERYPELEHLTEDIDYLETFTRDRRNKTLSKKTIIKLTHEESQEDLWAKMKQLFREGETEKETFAIHKLDWITIESLEKMMQCLTNGTEKEVHVYVPPGFKENSENRDKGRNTYALMVQCKDGEYRETLKNVRNAFRNVPASKSIRGIRSTKEGKMIITMDKCEEDCKVLTEVMNKIEGHPKHNLLRTNKKKETLHIRGMDAETSREEVMEALKKILGDKQEIAVGELRPNANDTQAVTVKIEEGSYSKIGEIKRLRIGLANCQITKRVDLRQCTRCWSYEHLTSKCKDTDRRNACFKCGQEGHPAKTCENKPHCVLCNEDDHSVGSGRCKFFREALAIEKRNQRMNEVYDDEPETEMKETDDICSEIESKDETQTPKNEAFEKMLQ; this is encoded by the coding sequence ATGAGTGAAAACAAGGATGAAAAAATTACGATGCAGGGAATGGAAACCCCAGTATCGGTCGGGAGCGGTGCCAGGACAGGCTCAACCCGATCGAAATCCAGCGACTGTCCTGAAAACTCAAACTCTGGTAGGAGACCAGGCCAGGGCGCGAGTAATGTTACTGGAATAATAGACCTGAGCAAAGAGGAAGACAGTAGTAGCAGATCAAAAACGGATCAATTAGATGAAGCAGGAAAAGGAAAATCGATGAGTGAACGAATAGACGCATATGAAAATCCTAGAAAGGACGAACAAGTTTTCAAACCTAGAAGTAGTCTGAGCAGAACACCTCCAGGTGGCAGGGGACGTGTAAATTCCATGCCTAGTATGAGCGAAAAATATCAGACAGAAGCAGATACCAACACAACAAAGCGGAAAAGGATGGACTTCTATGAACCTGTGGAAAGCAAATTTGAAGTAGTCATGGCAAAACTGGTTGCCAGCACAGCAAACCTACAAAGCATCGTAAATGCTTCATATAGACCCTCCGGAGAACTAAAGAATATAACATTCGATATAAGGAAACAAGTAGACACTCTCACAAAAGAAATAAGGGTACCGGAAGAAAACACTCAAACAATACTGCAACTTGAGAGGGAGAAGAAAGAACTGTGGGAAAAACTAAGGGAAACCGAACAAAGGTACAAAGAAGAGATCAGAGCTCTGAAAGAGAAAATAAATACAGGAAGAGACGCAGCAACCCAAACAAATCCATGGCATAGACCAAAAATAGAAGCACTGGAAAAACTCCCAGATGGGGAGATTACCTTTGAGAAATACAAGGAATTAGAAAAAATGAGATGGAAAGAGGAATTATCCTCAAATGTAAAAACAATAGCAGGAAATCCATTAAATACGGAGGACGCTGTAAAAAAGGTAGTCTTGGTAGGAAACAGAGATCCAGGTATGAGTAAATCCATTCAGAAAATCTATAAAGAAAGATATCCGGAACTGGAACATTTAACGGAAGACATCGACTACCTGGAAACCTTTACTCGAGACCGAAGGAACAAAACCCTATCTAAGAAAACAATTATAAAACTGACACATGAAGAGTCGCAGGAGGATCTCTGGGCGAAAATGAAGCAGCTCTTTAGAGAAGGGGAAACAGAAAAAGAGACTTTTGCAATCCACAAACTTGACTGGATTACCATAGAGAGCCTGGAAAAAATGATGCAGTGCCTTACAAACGGGACGGAAAAGGAGGTACATGTATATGTACCACCAGGTTTCAAGGAAAACTCCGAAAATCGGGATAAAGGTAGAAATACCTACGCATTAATGGTGCAATGCAAGGACGGGGAATATAGAGAAACTCTCAAAAACGTCAGGAACGCCTTCAGGAACGTACCAGCCTCAAAATCCATACGCGGAATACGAAGCACTAAAGAAGGAAAAATGATTATAACTATGGATAAGTGCGAAGAGGACTGCAAGGTACTCACtgaagttatgaataaaatcGAAGGGCACCCGAAGCATAATCTACTTCGAACGAACAAAAAGAAAGAGACACTGCACATCAGAGGGATGGATGCAGAAACATCTAGGGAAGAAGTGATGGAAgccttaaaaaaaattcttggagATAAACAAGAAATTGCAGTCGGGGAATTGAGACCCAATGCAAACGACACACAAGCCGTAACAGTTAAGATCGAAGAAGGTTCATACTCCAAAATTGGTGAAATAAAAAGGCTGAGAATAGGACTCGCGAACTGTCAAATCACCAAGAGGGTGGACCTTAGGCAGTGTACCAGATGCTGGAGCTACGAACACCTAACAAGCAAGTGCAAAGACACTGATAGAAGGAATGCATGCTTCAAATGTGGACAGGAAGGTCACCCAGCAAAAACCTGCGAAAATAAACCCCATTGCGTGTTATGCAATGAAGATGACCATTCAGTAGGATCAGGAAGATGCAAGTTCTTCAGGGAAGCACTAGCCATTGAAAAAAGAAACCAGAGGATGAACGAAGTGTACGATGATGAACCCGAAACAGAGATGAAAGAGACAGATGATATCTGCTCGGAAATCGAAAGTAAAGACGAAACGCAGACTCCAAAAAACGAAGCATTTGAAAAAATGCTACAGTAA
- the LOC123675507 gene encoding uncharacterized protein LOC123675507 translates to MSENKDEKITMQGMETPVSVGSGARTGSTRSKSSDCPENSNSGRRPGQGASNVTGIIDLSKEEDSSSRSKTDQLDEAGKGKSMSERIDAYENPRKDEQVFKPRSSLSRTPPGGRGRVNSMPSMSEKYQTEADTNTTKRKRMDFYEPVESKFEVVMAKLVASTANLQSIVNASYRPSGELKNITFDIRKQVDTLTKEIRVPEENTQTILQLEREKKELWEKLRETEQRYKEEIRALKEKINTGRDAATQTNPWHRPKIEALEKLPDGEITFEKYKELEKMRWKEELSSNVKTIAGNPLNTEDAVKKVVLVGNRDPGMSKSIQKIYKERYPELEHLTEDIDYLETFTRDRRNKTLSKKTIIKLTHEESQEDLWAKMKQLFREGGTEKETFAIHKLDWITIESLEKMMQCLTNGTEKEVHVYVPPGFKENSENRDKGRNTYALMVQCKDGEYRETLKNVRNAFRNVPASKSIRGIRSTKEGKMIITMDKCEEDCKVLTEVMNKIEGHPKHNLLRTNKKKETLHIRGMDAETSREEVMEALKKILGDKQEIAVGELRPNANDTQAVTVKIEEGSYSKIGEIKRLRIGLANCQITKRVDLRQCTRCWSYEHLTSKCKDTDRRNACFKCGQEGHPAKTCENKPHCVLCNEDDHSVGSGRCKFFREALAIEKRNQRMNEVYDDEPETEMKETDDICSEIESKDETQTPKNEAFEKMLQ, encoded by the coding sequence ATGAGTGAAAACAAGGATGAAAAAATTACGATGCAGGGAATGGAAACCCCAGTATCGGTCGGGAGCGGTGCCAGGACAGGCTCAACCCGATCGAAATCCAGCGACTGTCCTGAAAACTCAAACTCTGGTAGGAGACCAGGCCAGGGCGCGAGTAATGTTACTGGAATAATAGACCTGAGCAAAGAGGAAGACAGTAGTAGCAGATCAAAAACGGATCAATTAGATGAAGCAGGAAAAGGAAAATCGATGAGTGAACGAATAGACGCATATGAAAATCCTAGAAAGGACGAACAAGTTTTCAAACCTAGAAGTAGTCTGAGCAGAACACCTCCAGGTGGCAGGGGACGTGTAAATTCCATGCCTAGTATGAGCGAAAAATATCAGACAGAAGCAGATACCAACACAACAAAGCGGAAAAGGATGGACTTCTATGAACCTGTGGAAAGCAAATTTGAAGTAGTCATGGCAAAACTGGTTGCCAGCACAGCAAACCTACAAAGCATCGTAAATGCTTCATATAGACCCTCCGGAGAACTAAAGAATATAACATTCGATATAAGGAAACAAGTAGACACTCTCACAAAAGAAATAAGGGTACCGGAAGAAAACACTCAAACAATACTGCAACTTGAGAGGGAGAAGAAAGAACTGTGGGAAAAACTAAGGGAAACCGAACAAAGGTACAAAGAAGAGATCAGAGCTCTGAAAGAGAAAATAAATACAGGAAGAGACGCAGCAACCCAAACAAATCCATGGCATAGACCAAAAATAGAAGCACTGGAAAAACTCCCAGATGGGGAGATTACCTTTGAGAAATACAAGGAATTAGAAAAAATGAGATGGAAAGAGGAATTATCCTCAAATGTAAAAACAATAGCAGGAAATCCATTAAATACGGAGGACGCTGTAAAAAAGGTAGTCTTGGTAGGAAACAGAGATCCAGGTATGAGTAAATCCATTCAGAAAATCTATAAAGAAAGATATCCGGAACTGGAACATTTAACGGAAGACATCGACTACCTGGAAACCTTTACTCGAGACCGAAGGAACAAAACCCTATCTAAGAAAACAATTATAAAACTGACACATGAAGAGTCGCAGGAGGATCTCTGGGCGAAAATGAAGCAGCTCTTTAGAGAAGGGGGAACAGAAAAAGAGACTTTTGCAATCCACAAACTTGACTGGATTACCATAGAGAGCCTGGAAAAAATGATGCAGTGCCTTACAAACGGGACGGAAAAGGAGGTACATGTATATGTACCACCAGGTTTCAAGGAAAACTCCGAAAATCGGGATAAAGGTAGAAATACCTACGCATTAATGGTGCAATGCAAGGACGGGGAATATAGAGAAACTCTCAAAAACGTCAGGAACGCCTTCAGGAACGTACCAGCCTCAAAATCCATACGCGGAATACGAAGCACTAAAGAAGGAAAAATGATTATAACTATGGATAAGTGCGAAGAGGACTGCAAGGTACTCACtgaagttatgaataaaatcGAAGGGCACCCGAAGCATAATCTACTTCGAACGAACAAAAAGAAAGAGACACTGCACATCAGAGGGATGGATGCAGAAACATCTAGGGAAGAAGTGATGGAAgccttaaaaaaaattcttggagATAAACAAGAAATTGCAGTCGGGGAATTGAGACCCAATGCAAACGACACACAAGCCGTAACAGTTAAGATCGAAGAAGGTTCATACTCCAAAATTGGTGAAATAAAAAGGCTGAGAATAGGACTCGCGAACTGTCAAATCACCAAGAGGGTGGACCTTAGGCAGTGTACCAGATGCTGGAGCTACGAACACCTAACAAGCAAGTGCAAAGACACTGATAGAAGGAATGCATGCTTCAAATGTGGACAGGAAGGTCACCCAGCAAAAACCTGCGAAAATAAACCCCATTGCGTGTTATGCAATGAAGATGACCATTCAGTAGGATCAGGAAGATGCAAGTTCTTCAGGGAAGCACTAGCCATTGAAAAAAGAAACCAGAGGATGAACGAAGTGTACGATGATGAACCCGAAACAGAGATGAAAGAGACAGATGATATCTGCTCGGAAATCGAAAGTAAAGACGAAACGCAGACTCCAAAAAACGAAGCATTTGAAAAAATGCTACAGTAA